One window of Diabrotica undecimpunctata isolate CICGRU chromosome 8, icDiaUnde3, whole genome shotgun sequence genomic DNA carries:
- the LOC140448526 gene encoding uncharacterized protein — protein sequence MGATEDDPYAIPSKSKLKLKCDTSIKKKKKKKDKMLEKVNKTLESESKEKSEESKPKQTKTKAELAFLQQQEKMKTKRILEKASQTHKERVEKFNQHLDGLTEHFDIPKVSWTK from the exons ATGGGCGCCACAGAAGATGATCCCTACGCAATACCAAGTAAGAGTAAATTAAAGCTAAAATGTGACACCTCCatcaagaaaaaaaagaaaaagaaggatAAGATGCTTGAAAAAGTCAATAAAACCTTGGAAAGTGAGAGTAAAGAGAAATCAGAAGAATCAAAACCGAAACAAACAAAAACTAAAGCCGAACTGGCCTTTTTACAACAACAGGAAAAGATG AAAACCAAAAGAATACTGGAGAAGGCTTCACAAACTCATAAAGAAAGAGTAGAAAAATTTAATCAACATCTAGATGGTCTTACAGAACACTTTGATATTCCCAAAGTTTCCTGGACAAAATAG